tgcttccccaacctctccctcttccttgctggaccaaggtgcgggagacgtcaccgagctgcacgtgtgttgaacgcggaggtgccgtagttcggcactagatcggaatccctgcgagtacgactccatcaaccgtgttccagcaacgcttccgcttagagatcttcaaaggtatgaagatgctcttacccctctctcgttgctggtctctccataggaagatctgaatatgcgtaagaaaattttgaatttatgctacgttccccaacattatcgtatagatcaaacagtatggatgagtcacggccaactgagaatttaaatctacgcacgaaggaGGCAGTgatcatagcatactgttcacatttatctgagaggaattcttctaacccggtattgctgacaagtgtatcaaactcatccttgaagcctgcttcgatcatgaactcatcggaaggccattcacatggttgcaccggtgagtcccttagttgaaaaggtccgggctcccgaaaagagagacgaggaccgtTCTTACTtgtggaaccaccatgaaacttcctcctcaatataatttccttttgctgaaatttttgaagttcaagagaaaagtgaataaagacccaccacaccttgtagcaactactcctactagtgcctagagaccgtatcacgcgctaaaactacttgggaccaactaaaatcaacatttcaagctcaagaacaaggtcaccaaggtagcaggaattcgcaaaggataaagcactagagcaaaaactaattggaccaatggaggagtcacttaccaaggagtaagttccccaaaactgttcggagaatggttctttgagaaaggagatcgagaatcacagccaaatgagcaagaacgcgggtttgagctgtgaaacaattttttctggaggtggaagaagaggctgagagctggaatgactgaaggtggtgcctgtgggccccacaagcttgcaccccgccaccaggggggtaggtggcggtgacagggcttgtggtgcactggtttggcccccaggccagctctcacgcccaaaaaatttcaaaaattccagaaaaaatcatactaaattttgaggaccatcggagaacttttatttcgaggtatttttctccgggatactaaaacagaaaaccggaaaagctaaactaactctatcatttttcttctaagcaaaagaaaatgaaagctcaaaacatggtcatcgaaagaaatccgtcaataggattgatcaagtccttgtgacaaaaccttctcgaatcgcaagagagaatggagaatttctgaatagccactaagtcacctcaatggggatatatatctcgccaacaagcaaatcatacttcatcttgacacgaggaatagggcattcaaagctcccaatgagaatcgatgaagtcttttcgatagcattgatgcaatgtacttgatatcgtttctttggaaaatgcactgtgtgctcattaccgttgacgtggaaagtgacattgcctttgttgcaatctataacagcccctgcagtgtttaaaaagggtcttccgaggatgacagccatggcatcatcctcgggaatatccaagataacaaagtctgttaagatagtggtattagcaaccacaacaggcacatcctcgcaaatgccgatagtgaaagcagttgatttgtcagccatttgcagagaaatttcagtgggtgtcaacttatccaactcaagtctacgataaagagagagcggcataacactaacaccggctccaaggtcacataaggcagttcttacgtagtttcctttaatagagcaaggtatagtgggcactccgggatcaccaagtttcttaggagttccacctttaaaagtgtaattggcaagcatggtggagatctcaagatctggtatcttccgtttattagtcacaatatctttcatgtacttggcatatggagacatcttgagcatatcacttaaccgcatgtgcagaaagacgggtcttatcatctcaaccaagcgctcaaaatcctcatcatcctttttcttggatggcttaggaggaaagggcataggtctctaaacccatggctctctttctttaccatgcttcctagcagtgaagtcgttcttatcgtacttcttaggttgtggattatcaggattaaccgaaggttcaatctccacatcctcatcattgctaggttgagcatcattatgaacatcgctgtccatattgtcaccaggttcatgttcatcactagattgtgtttctgtaTCAGACGGAGAAATATCATTagattcttcaggtgtgacaatatttggtgaactggcttgcaggtttctatcatccttcttcttctccttaggatgactgggtgtatcagcattgattccttgagaatcttgatcatttctcttaggatgaccttcagcactactaggaaaatgcttgctaatggcgcacctattttggctactaatggcgcactataggtgcgccactagcatcacgccattagatttttttactaatggcgcaccacaagtgcgccattagtatctggtatactaatggcgcaccaggcagtgcgccattagtattgctcacggtgcccCATTAGTatatggtatactaatggcgcaccaagtagtgcgccattagtatagatcccggtgcgccattagtatagatctcggtgcgccattagtatagatcctggtgcgccattagtataggtcctggtgcgccattagtatagcttatggtgcgccattagtatgcctcccagggccatatttacccatactaacggcgcactagtgtgctgagtgatgcgcctctagtgtgctgagtgatgcgccactagtatgaatattaggtatttattttattttttctgatatttgcacagattacaaaacatattactgcacagaatatagagagcacaacatataaacaacagatttatcgaatacaatagaagattagtctccgaatacatcatcatattaatctccgaatttaaaatactgaacaaagttagaacattacaagtcacgagaccgcgagtagcgagtttgtcttcacattactagTCGATATcgacatctaaactaccatcacatagaagagaggtGCGGTCATCACGAGAAAGACATGCAAAATTATCTAAATTacaacatcatcgacaccaagcaTGTTACTGAAGCCGTGCCTGGAGAATCACATTCGCGTCTTTTGCCTGCTACCCCTGTCCTCGTCTTCTTCCACCTGTTGCGGAAAGGTGAGGAACCAATTATGCTCCGGCAGGAATTTGTGCTAGTTCAAATTAGCGTATGGCACGATGAAATCACTTTGAAAGAAAAACTAACATTGTGAAACAAATGCATATTTTGGGAGAACCTCTACAATAAAGAAATCATCCAAAGAGCTTTCATAAAGAGAAAAGCATAATTACTGATCCCCCCAGGCCACTACTAATTTATGTGTTGGACATCAAATCGTACGTGACAACTGACAAGACAGTAAGATGTGTTCGATTTTATCAATGTTTATAGGCGACATGGTGTATGATCCCCCCTAGGCCACTACTGCAATCATTTTGTATTTTGTATGGAGGTCAGATTTGCAGTTGGCACTACTATGCCAAATAACCATTTTGTCCAAATAAATATTTCTACATCGCATACTTAATTAAACAAGTCAGAATGGAATTTCAAGGCCCATAATTCAGAAAATGTAAAGTTTCTTTACATTATCTAGTGAACAAAGAAAAATGAGAAGTATCTTCACAAATCAGAGCACTCTATAACATGCAAAATTAAAATAAGTAGAAACAAGGGAAATGtttaccatcttcatcaccaaagccttCAAAATCTTCCATATCATCCATGTCACCCATCTCAATATCATCACCTTCAACATACTCTATCTCGCCTTCCTGTATTGGCAAGTGAATCCAAAATATATGGGAAAGATTGTGAGCAGTGAGAACATAACAAAATTAGCTTGATTCTCAGAGTCGGTACTGtcttacttcttcctcttctatcTCAAGAGCCAACTCATATTTTTCCATGTCAAGGATAGTATCAAACTGCTTGAAGGGGAAATTATAAATTTCACCATAGACACCCTTCCTTAGGCGCTCCTTTAGTTCACTTTCAATACTCTGATTAATATCAGGAAGATGTTAGAACAtggggaggtaacactcggatcgATAGCAGGAAGATGTTAGAACATGGCAATGTATATCAGGAAAAATAACCTTATCTAGTTGAGCAGCCTTTTCAGCTTTCTCCAATCTTCGGAGACCGCGCTGAGTTTTCTTCCTCGGGACTGTCATTATCTTCTCTCTAACAGAGCAAAAGAATGTGTTTAGCAACTCTTTATGTGTCAAAAGTTAACATTAAAATTATGTAGAACAACAACGTGAATCACCATTTAACTTTTCTTTtgtcaaaagaaaaaagaatcagcATGTAACTGAACCTGGTTACATGTTAATGGCACAAATGTTagaccatcaagtctcaggtcaTCACTAGTCAATCGCATGTTCTGACTTTGTAGGTCACCATTATTCACAATGGTGGCCCATAAGACTGTACCTGGTAAAATAATCACATGCAAAAACACTGGACAGTTAAGAAACTTAGACCCTTGTATGGAACTTTGGATAAATGGATGCCGGACGACTCTGCTGCTTCTGATCGGTGCTCATAGCCATCGCCCTCATAGTGCAACGAGGAAGTAAAAGAATTCACGCAATAGACTGCACATAACACACATGTAAAATTACCACAAAACACACATATGTGTACACGGTTATAAGAAGTAAGGGCAACAATTACTGTGCTCCAACTAGGCAAATTGCAATTTATAACCAGTGTTAATTTGTAAGGCAATGATGGTACAGAAGTAACATATCTATATTGAAGATTACAAAAGAAGAAACATACCGCAAATTTAGTGTTTTACCATTAAGCCTAACAAGTCCTGAAAACACTCTACCAGCATAATGAGCAATTGCCTCTGTCTCTTATTCAGCAAAAGCAATGCGATTATTCCAAGTAATGGAAGAGTCAACTTGTCTCCATGTCAGGAAATTCCCGAAATAGATGTGGAAAATTTGAAATGTTCTTTGTCCAACAAACAACCATCAATGATGATTATATTGTACTGCTTGCAGTTACAGGCAAGGTGGTCAAAGCACATTGTAGCAATATGAAACAAATCTTTGAAGTTGTTTACTGATTTTTTATCAACCAGCATAACTAGCAACTCAGCCTACAAATGGCAGGCTGCCAGCCTTAGCAGTATCATGGCTCTACCTCGATCGTTAAGCAGTCTATATCGAGTTACAAAACTGAAACATCAGGAATCATTTGGCCGGCAAATAAGAACTATTTATCCATCGCATGCTGACATACCACCCAGATAAGATAGAACATGAATCAATTACTACATCCTCCGTCAATCATATATGATGTACAGTAGCATTCAAAGAAATATATCCACGTGACCACATCTACTGCTATCAGGTCACAGCCAGAATTCAGGGGCAAATAACGGCCACGAACTATTCTGTTGTGCTTACCTCACTTTGAGTTGAAGTCTGCTCATTCTTATCCGATACTGACTCATTTTTAAGAGATCCGGGAAACCCAAGGCAAACTCAAATACAAGCATAGACAaacagagggaagtgatggaagTAAGGCCGATAAACATGCACGCATTACTGCAATTTGCGGCCAACAAATGTTGGAAGCTCCACAACACAAACATCTAGGTGCAAATAGAATGACAGTACCAGCTGCCTTGTCCAAACTCCAAAACAGTCTTGCAGTACATGGGTCGCCGGATCTGTACCTTATCATGTTTGTAATGCTATTAATTACTAGAAGCATATGGCACTGGATTTGTCATTGATGTGCTTTTATCCCCTTTCCCTCATAAACTGTAGCCATTTATTTCTCAGCCAGAATCACAAGATGGTCATGTAATCTCTTTCTAATACAGTGATGCGCAGATGGCCACACGTAATACAAATGCATCATTTCTGTTCTGAAATCAAAAGCGAGAGCAAGGGGATTACTCACCATCGCAGATAGGTAGCTTCCGCCCATCCGGGGAGACGAGAGGTACTCAGGGAAGACGAGGAGCTCGCCCGTCCGGTGGAGAATGCAAGCCGCGCGAGCGGGACGGCCTCCGGCGGATAATGCACGGCTTGACTGTGTCGCCGTAGTAAGAACTCGCCGGCGACCGGCCACCCCTGAAGCCGAGGGAGGTGCCTGCGAGGGCGGCGGGGCGAGGGCTAGGACCGACGACACCTGGTCACCAGCGCGGTGGGATGCGGCGCAGCGGCGGGTGGGGCGGGGAGGTGGCGTTGGGGCCGTGGGCGCCGAGGCCGCCTAGATCTGGAGATCCGTCGGCGGGTGGGGGGCCGAGGCCGCGCGGTGGGGATGCGGCCGGCCAATGGCATGGGGGAGCGGGTGGGGGTGGAGAGAGAGTGGGCAACTACCTCGAGATCCTAGTTGGATTTGGGAGAGGAGAGGCAAGGGCAAAGGCAGAGAGCAGtgcgggttagcaatggcgcaccccgagcggtgcgccattagaatttttttgatagcaatggtgcATCCCCATGCAGTGTGCCATTAGTAAtttttttatatagcaatggcgcatccgagagacgtgcaccattagtaatcttttttttggatagcaatggcgcaccctagagaggtgtgccattagtagtatatttttttggatagcaatgacgttcggggggagggagggggtgggtggtgcgctcgaCCGATTACTGGGCATCTACACATTTAGAGAATAGTTTAGCATTGCACATCCTACTAGAATGAAAATATCACCTGCTTTGTGTTCCACGTGAAAAGTGATTCCAAATTTGCAGATAGACTCAAGGTCAAGGTCACCTGTCACATTTGTTTTCAGAAATTTGTCAGTGGTGCTACaatagaagtactccctccgttcgtttTGAAACATGGCGGCATAAAAGTACAAACCTTGTCATTCCCATTGATCTGTTTGTGGAATCGATTTATCTTCGTTACCTACGGGAGCACAAGAGAATCAATAATCAGGCTTTACTACATGTATAAAACAGGAACAAGCACGGGGGTTGAAGGCGTGCGTTCCACAACAACGAGAAAATCATGTCTGATAAAGCAACAGACTATCCGGTGACCGCAAGGACCAAGCCATGGAATCTGAACCCAACTTTCATACAACTCGTAAGAGCCGAAACACTTGTTCTCGTATAGAATACTAGGTAAACGAATATCCTGGTACAATGAACCTGTCCTGCCAAGATGCATCCGGGCAGATCGGCGAATTCACGGACAGAGAACCGGCTAGATCCCCAAAAGCTCACCCCCACCAGCGACGTCGAGCTCCGAACCCTACTACTGGGCTCCTCACAGGATCGCGAAATTCCGGCGTTACTACTGGCGACACCACCTCCGCGAATCGCGTGACAGATTCAAGCGAGCGCTCGCGGTTGAGAGAGCTCAACTGCAGAAGACCGCTCTAGAGAGAGGCCGAGAGAGGGGAGGGGCGGACGGCATACGTACGTGGGCTTGGGCCTCGACGGAGGGGACGTGGAAGGCATCGAGCAcggaggcggcggcgcaggcagcgacgaggaggagcggcgtctccgtggacgagggCGAGGGTAGAGGATAGaggagggtgggggagggggtgggcggcgtctccgtggacgagggtgggggagggggagggtggcagcggcggcggcgtctCCGTCGGTGGCGTCTCCATGGACGAGGatgggggagggggtgggcggcgtctccatggacgagggcgagggcacAGGAGAGGCGAGGGCATAGgggttaggaatggcgcaccctgagcggtgcgccattagaatgtttttaTAGCAGTGGCGCATCCTCATGGagtgcgtcattagtaaaaagaattatatagcaatggcgcatcccagagaggtgcgccattagtaatcttttttttggatagcaatggcgcaccctagagaggtgtgccattagtagtatatttttttggatagcaatgacgttcggggggagggagggggtgggtggtgcgctcgaCCGATTACTGGGCATCTACACATTTAGAGAATAGTTTAGCATTGCACATCCTACTAGAATGAAAATATCACCTGCTTTGTGTTCCACGTGAAAAGTGATTCCAAATTTGCAGATAGACTCAAGGTCAAGGTCACCTGTCACATTTGTTTTCAGAAATTTGTCAGTGGTGCTACaatagaagtactccctccgttcgtttTGAAACATGGCGGCATAAAAGTACAAACCTTGTCATTCCCATTGATCTGTTTGTGGAATCGATTTATCTTCGTTACCTACGGGAGCACAAGAGAATCAATAATCAGGCTTTACTACATGTATAAAACAGGAACAGCACGGGGGTTGAAGGCGTGCGTTCCACAACAACGAGAAAATCATGTCTGATAAAGCAACAGACTATCCGGTGACCGCAAGGACCAAGCCATGGAATCTGAACCCAACTTTCATACAACTCGTAAGAGCCGAAACACTTGTTCTCGTATAGAATACTAGGTAAACGAATATCCTGGTACAATGAACCTGTCCTGCCAAGATGCATCCGGGCAGATCGGCGAATTCACGGACAGAGAACCGGCCAGATCCCCAAAAGCTCACCCCCACCAGCGACGTCGAGCTCCGAACCCTACTACTGGGCTCCTCACAGGATCGCGAAATTCCGGCGTTACTACTGGCGACACCACCTCCGCGAATCGCGTGACAGATTCAAGCGAGCGCTCGCGGTTGAGAGAGCTCAACTGCAGAAGACCGCTCTAGAGAGAGGCCGAGAGAGGGGAGGGGCGGACGGCATACGTACGTGGGCTTGGGCCTCGACGGAGGGGACGTGGAAGGCATCGAGCAcggaggcggcggcgcaggcagcgacgaggaggagcggcgtctccgtggacgagggCGAGGGTAGAGGATAGaggagggtgggggagggggtgggcggcgtctccgtggacgagggtgggggagggggagggtggcagcggcggcggcgtctCCGTCGGTGGCGTCTCCATGGACGAGGatgggggagggggtgggcggcgtctccatggacgagggcgagggcacAGGAGAGGCGAGGGCATAGgggttaggaatggcgcaccctgagcggtgcgccattagaatgtttttaTAGCAGTGGCGCATCCTCATGGagtgcgtcattagtaaaaagaattatatagcaatggcgcatcccagagaggtgcgccattagtaatcttttttttggatagcaatggcgcaccctagagaggtgtgccattagtagtatatttttttggatagcaatgacgttcggggggagggagggggtgggtggtgcgctcgaCCGATTACTGGGCATCTACACATTTAGAGAATAGTTTAGCATTGCACATCCTACTAGAATGAAAATATCACCTGCTTTGTGTTCCACGTGAAAAGTGATTCCAAATTTGCAGATAGACTCAAGGTCAAGGTCACCTGTCACATTTGTTTTCAGAAATTTGTCAGTGGTGCTACaatagaagtactccctccgttcgtttTGAAACATGGCGGCATAAAAGTACAAACCTTGTCATTCCCATTGATCTGTTTGTGGAATCGATTTATCTTCGTTACCTACGGGAGCACAAGAGAATCAATAATCAGGCTTTACTACATGTATAAAACAGGAACAGCACGGGGGTTGAAGGCGTGCGTTCCACAACAACGAGAAAATCATGTCTGATAAAGCAACAGACTATCCGGTGACCGCAAGGACCAAGCCATGGAATCTGAACCCAACTTTCATACAACTCGTAAGAGCCGAAACACTTGTTCTCGTATAGAATACTAGGTAAACGAATATCCTGGTACAATGAACCTGTCCTGCCAAGATGCATCCGGGCAGATCGGCGAATTCACGGACAGAGAACCGGCCAGATCCCCAAAAGCTCACCCCCACCAGCGACGTCGAGCTCCGAACCCTACTACTGGGCTCCTCACAGGATCGCGAAATTCCGGCGTTACTACTGGCGACACCACCTCCGCGAATCGCGTGACAGATTCAAGCGAGCGCTCGCGGTTGAGAGAGCTCAACTGCAGAAGACCGCTCTAGAGAGAGGCCGAGAGAGGGGAGGGGCGGACGGCATACGTACGTGGGCTTGGGCCTCGACGGAGGGGACGTGGAAGGCATCGAGCAcggaggcggcggcgcaggcagcgacgaggaggagcggcgtctccgtggacgagggCGAGGGTAGAGGATAGaggagggtgggggagggggtgggcggcgtctccgtggacgagggtgggggagggggagggtggcagcggcggcggcgtctCCGTCGGTGGCGTCTCCATGGACGAGGatgggggagggggtgggcggcgtctccatggacgagggcgagggcacAGGAGAGGCGAGGGCATAGgggttaggaatggcgcaccctgagcggtgcgccattagaatgtttttaTAGCAGTGGCGCATCCTCATGGagtgcgtcattagtaaaaagaattatatagcaatggcgcatcccagagaggtgcgccattagtaatcttttttttggatagcaatggcgcaccctagagaggtgtgccattagtagtatatttttttggatagcaatgacgttcggggggagggagggggtgggtggtgcgctcgaCCGATTACTGGGCATCTACACATTTAGAGAATAGTTTAGCATTGCACATCCTACTAGAATGAAAATATCACCTGCTTTGTGTTCCACGTGAAAAGTGATTCCAAATTTGCAGATAGACTCAAGGTCAAGGTCACCTGTCACATTTGTTTTCAGAAATTTGTCAGTGGTGCTACaatagaagtactccctccgttcgtttTGAAACATGGCGGCATAAAACTACAAACCTTGTCATTCCCATTGATCTGTTTGTGGAATCGATTTATCTTCGTTACCTACGGGAGCACAAGAGAATCAATAATCAGGCTTTACTACATGTATAAAACAGGAACAGCACGGGGGTTGAAGGCGTGCGTTCCACAACAACGAGAAAATCATGTCTGATAAAGCAACAGACTATCCGGTGACCGCAAGGACCAAGCCATGGAATCTGAACCCAACTTTCATACAACTCGTAAGAGCCGAAACACTTGTTCTCGTATAGAATACTAGGTAAACGAATATCCTGGTACAATGAACCTGTCCTGCCAAGATGCATCCGGGCAGATCGGCGAATTCACGGACAGAGAACCGGCCAGATCCCCAAAAGCTCACCCCCACCAGCGACGTCGAGCTCCGAACCCTACTACTGGGCTCCTCACAGGATCGCGAAATTCCGGCGTTACTACTGGCGACACCACCTCCGCGAATCGCGTGACAGATTCAAGCGAGCGCTCGCG
This genomic stretch from Hordeum vulgare subsp. vulgare chromosome 6H, MorexV3_pseudomolecules_assembly, whole genome shotgun sequence harbors:
- the LOC123402313 gene encoding protein MAK16 homolog B-like, giving the protein MTVPRKKTQRGLRRLEKAEKAAQLDKSIESELKERLRKGVYGEIYNFPFKQFDTILDMEKYELALEIEEEEEGEIEYVEGDDIEMGDMDDMEDFEGFGDEDGGRRRGQG